TTTAATGAAATTTAATTCGGATAGCCACTGTTTAATAGTTTCATGCATTTCTTCGGCACTTAACCATTCTAAATAGGTGTATTTTAAAATATTATTTTTCATGTCTTTTTTATAGTGTGCTATTAATTAAAATAATCAAGCTTTAATAGTTTTTTTCAGAATAATAGTGGTGAAAATAATGACGATAATACGCTATAATAAGGTTTTAATTCTTTTTATGATGATAGTGACTTTTAAAATATTAAAAGTGTCTGCATAATGAATGCTGAAAATTATTAGCGCTAACGAATTGATTTTTTGTGTTAGAATTTCAAATATTCAGCATTCATTTGATGCTTATTTTTTAAAAAAATCTCTAACTAATGCTTTTACTTGGTTCTCAGTCATACTATCAGCCTTTGCCACTGTTTTTACTTTAAGAGCCAAAGGAATATGATGTTCTTTTAAGTACTTACTAAACTTTTCATTGGTGTTTGCAGGACCAAACAAAGCAATGGCATCGGCGTTTTTAACAGCATTGGCCAAATTTGTAAAGTATGCTTTTAATTGGGACTTTTCTCTTTCGGTATACGTACTTTCATGTGTTATATTTTGAGTACTACCTGTTTTTGCTCGAGAGCCACCTGTACCTGTTCTGTTGAAAAATTCAATTTCCGAAAAAACCGTCTCTAATTTTTCACCTGAATCGCTCAAATAAACAATATGACTTTTTTCTTTATCTATCCAAATTCCAATATTTTTCATAAGTATTATTTTAAATTTATTATTAATGTAAGGCCAATATGGGCGTAATAGCGTCATATCCTATTTCTTTAACCAATGGTTTAGAAAAGATATTACCAAAAAAGAAGTGTTTCCGATTAATAAATGCAATCATATCACTATTTCTACTTTCTACAAATGAGGTAATACCTTCCGATAAATCAGTATCAGAAAGGACATGAAAACTATATTCAACCACACTTAATATAGCTTCTAAAAGTTGTTTGTTATCTTCTTGCGCGGTAGTCAGTTTATTTTCTTTCTTAATATGTAATACCCGAATAGAAGCGCTGTGTAATTTTGCTATTTCAATAAGATAGTTCATTTCTTTACGCTTGTAACTGGTTTTGTAATCTGTAGGAAAAACAATTTCCTTTAGTGGAGAAAATTGAGTGTTTTCAGGAATAGCAAGCACTGGACAAGCTGTAATTTTTTCCATAGTTTTTACGGTGTTACTTCCTAAAATTAAATCTTTAGCATTAGTGGCTCCTTTGGTTCCCATAATTACGATATCGATATCTTTTTTGGCTAATTGTTCTTTGATCGCTTCTGATAGAAAATTAAAGCTTGAGATGGTATGGTATGTATGTTTAGGATTATCATGATGAAGCTTTAAGGTATTTAAAAATTTTACAAAGAAGGCTTTAGATTGGTTTTCTGTATGCTCGTAAGTCTCAGAACCTGGTTCTGGTAATACTAATGTACTGGTGGTATAACCTTCTAATTGAAAAACATTTAAAAAATAAAATTCGCAGTTCACTTTTGCATAAAGGTTTAACGCATAGCGGGTAGCATTTAATGCATTTTTCGAAAAATCAGTAGGAATTAATATTCTTTTGTCCATAATATTTTTTTAAGTTTTTCGATTATAATTGTCAACTTTATTGAGCATTACTAATAGCAAGTATTATTCTTCATAAGGAAGTATTAATAAAGGTATATCCGCAGAAATACTAACATCTTTAATAACGGGTTCTCGTATTATTTTTTCAAAAAAACTATGTTTATAATGTATCATCGAAAACAAATCAATATGCTGTTTTTTTAAAAAGCATCAATTACTTGCGCTTTAGCTGAAAAATTTTGGATCCAATGAAAACTATAGCTATACTCCTTTAGACAATTTTCTAAAAGTTTTCTTTTTAATTCTTGTTCGGCATCTAATATCTCATTTTCGTTTATGTGCATCACTCGAATGTTGGCATTAGAAAGTGATGCAATAAAGCGTAGTGGCGCTATATTTTTCTCTCCACAACCTTTTTTAAAGTTAGTTATAAAAGCAATTTCTTTTAGGGTTTTAAAATTTATTTGTTTGGGTACCGCCAAAATTGGACATAAGTTTATAGAATTCGCAACTTGTACGGTATTACTTCCCATAAAAAGATCCTTAGCACTGGTATTTCCTTTATTTCCCATCACTACAAAATCAATAGCATGATAATGGATGATTTTTTTTAAAATTTTGGTTAATGTGCCTTTTTTCGATATCGTTTCAAAGCTATGTATAGGATTATCAGTATCTAAGTTTATTTTATGAAGTACATGTAATAATTTCTCTTTAGAACTAATCTCTAATAATTTTAGTAATTTTTTATCACCAAAAAGTGATGTTTTTTTTTCTTCTAAAGGTGTAAGCTTATCAAAGACATTTAATATGTAAAAAGTACAGGACTTTGCCGCCAATAATTGTGTGCTATAAAACAGCGCGGCGTAGGCATCGTTTGAAAAATCAGTAGTAACTAGAATATTTTTCATTAAACCATTTTTATAATTGGGGAATGACCATAAAAGGTACCGTAATGTGAAATCCTAATTTTTTGATGACTGGTTCTATAAAAAGACGCTCTAAAAAAGTATGTTTGTTTTGTATCATCACTAGAAGATTTATTTT
The sequence above is drawn from the Cellulophaga sp. Hel_I_12 genome and encodes:
- a CDS encoding universal stress protein — protein: MDKRILIPTDFSKNALNATRYALNLYAKVNCEFYFLNVFQLEGYTTSTLVLPEPGSETYEHTENQSKAFFVKFLNTLKLHHDNPKHTYHTISSFNFLSEAIKEQLAKKDIDIVIMGTKGATNAKDLILGSNTVKTMEKITACPVLAIPENTQFSPLKEIVFPTDYKTSYKRKEMNYLIEIAKLHSASIRVLHIKKENKLTTAQEDNKQLLEAILSVVEYSFHVLSDTDLSEGITSFVESRNSDMIAFINRKHFFFGNIFSKPLVKEIGYDAITPILALH
- a CDS encoding universal stress protein, whose product is MKNILVTTDFSNDAYAALFYSTQLLAAKSCTFYILNVFDKLTPLEEKKTSLFGDKKLLKLLEISSKEKLLHVLHKINLDTDNPIHSFETISKKGTLTKILKKIIHYHAIDFVVMGNKGNTSAKDLFMGSNTVQVANSINLCPILAVPKQINFKTLKEIAFITNFKKGCGEKNIAPLRFIASLSNANIRVMHINENEILDAEQELKRKLLENCLKEYSYSFHWIQNFSAKAQVIDAF